The following coding sequences lie in one Arachis hypogaea cultivar Tifrunner chromosome 4, arahy.Tifrunner.gnm2.J5K5, whole genome shotgun sequence genomic window:
- the LOC112797174 gene encoding CBL-interacting serine/threonine-protein kinase 14 encodes MSYSKNDAVVETEPTTPPTQNDSTVLFGKYELGELLGVGASAKVYHATRVADGGSVAVKAVSKRNIVSNCHAANVEREISVTRRLRHHPNIINLLEVLATKTKIYLVMEFAAGGELFQKVAHGGRLTEDVARKYFRQLISAVKHCHSAGVYHRDLKLDNLLLDDDGNLQVSDFGLSAVKNQIRPDGLLHTVCGTPAYVAPEILAKKGYNGATVDVWSCGVVLFALTAGFLPFNDYNITVLYRKIYRGQFRFPKWISCGLRNLISRLLDVNPETRITVDEIMQDPWFNSGGYKLNRVLVEEPEWEKSQIKIKTLNAFDLISFSTGLDMSGLFVNNGVLNHVERFVLREKVERILEKVDELAKGTNLTVTRNEKCEGARLEGQDGNLVALVLVYRLTDELVVVEVKSIGKMNCNPNFMSCLMDNGHNSLEF; translated from the coding sequence ATGAGCTACTCCAAAAACGACGCCGTCGTGGAAACCGAGCCAACGACACCACCAACACAAAACGACAGCACCGTTTTGTTCGGCAAGTACGAGCTCGGCGAACTTCTGGGCGTAGGAGCGTCCGCTAAAGTGTACCACGCGACGCGCGTGGCCGACGGTGGAAGCGTGGCAGTTAAGGCCGTTAGCAAACGCAACATCGTTTCCAACTGCCATGCAGCCAACGTGGAGCGCGAGATCTCCGTCACGCGCCGCCTCCGCCACCACCCAAACATCATCAACCTCCTTGAGGTCCTCGCCACCAAGACCAAAATCTACCTTGTCATGGAGTTCGCCGCCGGCGGAGAACTTTTCCAGAAGGTCGCCCACGGCGGCCGCTTGACGGAAGACGTCGCCAGAAAATATTTCCGGCAGCTCATCTCCGCCGTAAAGCACTGCCACTCCGCCGGCGTCTACCACCGTGATCTCAAGCTCGACAACCTCCTCCTTGACGATGACGGCAACCTTCAAGTCTCCGATTTCGGGTTGAGCGCCGTGAAGAACCAGATCCGACCTGATGGCTTGCTCCACACAGTTTGTGGGACCCCTGCTTACGTGGCACCTGAGATCTTGGCCAAGAAAGGATATAATGGCGCCACGGTGGACGTGTGGTCCTGCGGCGTCGTTTTGTTTGCATTGACAGCGGGCTTTTTACCCTTCAATGATTACAATATTACAGTTTTGTACAGGAAGATTTACCGCGGTCAGTTTCGGTTTCCAAAGTGGATATCTTGTGGATTAAGAAACCTTATATCGCGTTTGTTGGATGTAAATCCAGAAACGCGAATTACCGTTGACGAGATTATGCAAGACCCGTGGTTTAATTCGGGTGGGTATAAACTTAATCGGGTTCTTGTTGAAGAACCCGAATGGGAGAAGagtcaaataaaaattaaaacgttAAATGCATTTGACTTGATATCTTTTTCGACTGGGTTGGACATGTCGGGTCTGTTTGTGAATAACGGTGTTCTGAATCATGTGGAGCGATTTGTCCTGAGAGAGAAAGTAGAGAGGATACTAGAGAAGGTGGATGAGTTGGCTAAGGGGACCAATTTAACAGTGACAAGGAATGAGAAATGTGAAGGTGCAAGGTTGGAAGGGCAAGATGGTAATTTAGTTGCCCTTGTGTTGGTTTACCGGTTAACGGATGagttggtggtggttgaagtCAAGAGTATTGGAAAGATGAATTGCAACCCCAACTTTATGAGTTGCCTCATGGATAACGGGCATAACTCTTTAGAATTTTAG